From Paenibacillus sp. GP183, the proteins below share one genomic window:
- a CDS encoding RraA family protein, translating into MFRLNPRVQGVSPELLHLYQKVCPSTIGHLTDFGFLKGMHPLFRPIRFVGNAVTVRIPHIDSSAVHKALDLVEPGDVIVIDMSGDTERACWGGGVSYAANFKKIAGVIIAGCATDVNEIKELGLPVFSLGVSPLTTRVLGIEGEINTTISVCGVSVNPGDLIVADDDGVFVINPKDAVEYGKKALQMQESEIETKRKLDAGVSLASLTGASRFFE; encoded by the coding sequence GTGTTTCGTCTCAATCCAAGGGTTCAAGGGGTAAGTCCGGAATTGCTCCATTTATATCAGAAAGTATGTCCATCTACGATTGGACATCTTACAGACTTTGGCTTTTTAAAAGGAATGCATCCTTTGTTCCGTCCGATTCGCTTTGTAGGGAATGCAGTAACAGTTAGAATCCCTCATATAGATTCCAGTGCTGTTCATAAGGCATTGGATCTCGTAGAACCCGGTGATGTTATCGTAATAGATATGTCAGGGGATACCGAGCGAGCATGCTGGGGAGGGGGCGTCTCCTATGCAGCTAATTTCAAAAAAATTGCCGGAGTTATCATTGCAGGTTGCGCTACGGATGTAAATGAAATTAAGGAACTTGGTTTACCTGTTTTTTCGCTTGGAGTAAGTCCGTTAACTACTCGCGTTTTAGGGATTGAAGGTGAAATCAATACAACCATTAGCGTTTGCGGCGTAAGCGTAAATCCAGGAGATTTGATTGTTGCCGATGATGATGGTGTGTTTGTGATTAATCCGAAAGATGCGGTGGAGTATGGAAAAAAAGCGCTGCAAATGCAAGAGTCGGAAATAGAAACAAAGCGCAAACTGGACGCGGGTGTTTCTCTTGCATCGCTGACTGGAGCTAGTCGATTTTTTGAATAA
- a CDS encoding glutathione ABC transporter substrate-binding protein — MNVLFRKLSKRVIVLFVAAMLVIMSACSSPSTNGNGSSGTAKPKDLTFAWGGDPTTMDPQNTTVFETAVVQIFENLVAFNGNMEIVPQLAKSWEHSSDNKNWTFTLREGVKFQDGTPFNADAVKKSFDRVTNPDNKLGRFTLLGPFLDNITVESDTKVTFHLKEPYGPILNVLAHPGSGILSPKSIQEGTVAKNPVGTGPYKLKQWTPGDSVVFEPYPDYWGGKPKLNSLTFKTVKEGTSRVIMLENGEADVIAPVPISDIDRLKKSDKVSISTYPSSNFLYIGINNMKAPFNDVKVRQALNYAIDKDAIVKKIFMGTGKAVTAAIAEKTWGYSNVGAYPYNKEKAKQLLQEAGVKEGTTIKLWTTDGSFLNDRQTAEFVQNSLQEVGLKVELTKWEFGAFFEALKSPDKYDLYLREGGPPTNDADWIIRSLFSTGNAFNHSRFSNPDADKLIQAGLHETNVDARKKIYADLLTILKDQAAWLYLVEEPGVIGTGKNVKDVVPFATGIIDFKNAVKN, encoded by the coding sequence ATGAATGTGCTGTTTAGGAAATTATCGAAAAGAGTGATTGTTTTGTTTGTAGCAGCCATGCTGGTTATTATGTCCGCTTGCAGTTCTCCTTCCACTAATGGGAACGGAAGCAGCGGTACGGCCAAGCCAAAAGATTTGACGTTTGCATGGGGCGGCGATCCTACCACGATGGATCCTCAGAATACAACTGTGTTTGAAACGGCTGTCGTCCAGATTTTCGAAAATTTAGTCGCTTTTAATGGCAATATGGAGATTGTGCCCCAATTGGCAAAAAGCTGGGAACATTCCTCCGATAATAAAAATTGGACGTTCACGCTTCGGGAAGGGGTTAAGTTTCAGGACGGCACTCCTTTTAATGCCGATGCTGTAAAAAAGAGCTTCGATCGGGTAACAAACCCGGATAACAAGCTTGGTCGTTTTACCTTATTAGGGCCTTTTTTGGATAACATTACAGTCGAAAGCGATACTAAGGTAACCTTCCACCTGAAAGAGCCGTATGGTCCGATTCTGAATGTATTGGCTCACCCCGGCAGTGGCATTCTTAGTCCCAAATCGATTCAAGAAGGCACCGTCGCTAAAAACCCGGTAGGCACCGGGCCGTATAAGCTAAAACAATGGACGCCGGGAGATTCGGTGGTGTTTGAGCCATATCCTGATTATTGGGGAGGCAAGCCAAAGTTAAATTCGCTTACTTTTAAGACGGTCAAAGAGGGCACCTCTCGTGTAATTATGCTGGAAAACGGGGAGGCGGATGTCATAGCTCCAGTTCCAATTTCAGACATAGACCGCTTAAAGAAAAGTGATAAAGTGTCAATTTCCACTTATCCATCCAGTAACTTTCTTTACATCGGAATAAATAATATGAAAGCACCGTTCAATGATGTTAAAGTGCGTCAAGCCCTGAATTATGCGATTGACAAAGATGCCATTGTCAAAAAAATATTTATGGGCACCGGAAAAGCAGTGACAGCTGCCATAGCCGAAAAAACCTGGGGTTATAGCAATGTAGGCGCCTACCCTTATAACAAGGAAAAAGCGAAACAACTACTGCAAGAGGCCGGAGTTAAAGAAGGAACGACCATAAAATTGTGGACTACAGATGGAAGTTTCTTGAATGACCGTCAAACCGCCGAATTTGTTCAGAACAGTTTGCAAGAAGTAGGATTAAAAGTTGAATTAACGAAATGGGAATTCGGTGCATTCTTTGAGGCTTTGAAGTCCCCGGACAAGTATGACTTGTACTTAAGGGAAGGCGGTCCCCCGACGAATGATGCGGACTGGATAATCCGGTCGTTGTTTTCAACAGGAAATGCGTTTAACCACAGTCGGTTTTCTAACCCGGATGCCGATAAACTCATTCAGGCAGGACTACATGAAACTAATGTGGACGCACGCAAGAAAATTTATGCCGACCTTCTGACGATTCTCAAGGATCAAGCGGCATGGCTTTATTTAGTTGAAGAGCCTGGGGTAATAGGAACTGGAAAAAATGTAAAGGATGTTGTGCCCTTTGCAACGGGGATTATTGATTTCAAAAATGCCGTGAAGAACTAA
- the nikB gene encoding nickel ABC transporter permease produces MVNYIIKRVLQMIPTLIGVSILIFILIHSVPGDPARMIAGNDASEQDVQILRERLGLNQPLYIQYGKYVTRLLQGDLGTSLRSDRPVLQEIMNRFPTTLTLTVMAIIIMILVGLFAGILSATKPNSKRDNAMMMFSLFGISMPIFWLGLMLILLFSYYLKIFPSGGNGGFIYFILPAVAIGLSSSAILARLTRSSILEIIFQDFVRTARAKGVKERVVIFKHTLKNALIPIITIIGLEFGQMLGGAVIAETVFSMNGLGRFVIQSIQYRDYPAIQGCVLFIAGMFVLINLIVDLCYSLVDPRVRYE; encoded by the coding sequence ATGGTTAATTACATTATAAAACGCGTGCTGCAGATGATTCCGACCTTAATTGGAGTGTCCATTCTTATCTTTATATTGATTCATTCGGTTCCGGGTGACCCTGCTCGGATGATCGCCGGGAATGATGCCAGCGAACAAGATGTGCAGATCCTGCGGGAGCGACTTGGCTTGAATCAGCCATTATACATTCAGTACGGAAAATATGTGACTCGATTATTGCAGGGGGATCTTGGAACGTCCCTTCGATCCGATCGACCTGTGCTTCAGGAAATTATGAATCGCTTTCCAACTACGCTCACACTTACTGTGATGGCTATAATCATCATGATTCTTGTTGGACTGTTCGCAGGCATTTTGTCTGCTACCAAGCCCAACAGTAAACGGGATAATGCGATGATGATGTTTTCGTTATTCGGAATTTCCATGCCGATTTTCTGGTTAGGGCTCATGCTGATTTTACTTTTTTCTTATTATTTAAAAATATTCCCTTCCGGCGGAAACGGAGGGTTTATATACTTTATTCTTCCCGCCGTTGCTATCGGTCTTTCTTCTTCAGCCATCTTGGCCCGGCTAACCCGTTCTAGCATCCTTGAGATTATCTTCCAGGACTTTGTTCGAACTGCCCGTGCAAAAGGGGTAAAGGAAAGGGTAGTTATTTTCAAGCATACGTTAAAAAATGCATTGATCCCGATTATTACTATTATAGGATTGGAATTTGGACAAATGCTCGGCGGCGCCGTGATCGCTGAAACTGTATTTTCCATGAACGGACTTGGACGTTTTGTCATTCAGTCGATTCAGTACAGGGATTATCCGGCGATTCAAGGATGCGTGCTTTTTATCGCTGGCATGTTTGTCTTGATCAACTTGATTGTCGATCTTTGTTACAGTTTGGTTGATCCGAGAGTGAGATACGAATAG
- the nikC gene encoding nickel transporter permease — protein MSQTVAVVNQKPLDQAYTPRSPWQMMANRFKKNKRAMVGLCMALIFIIVAVFARWIAPFDPLAQNIEIMLQSPSISHLLGTDEFGRDILSRIIYGAQISLMIGIVCVLISVIFGVALGTMSGYFGGVIDSLIMRIMDIFMAFPSFLLALAIVSVLGPGMFNVMIAIGIFSIPTFARISRSTVISVKSREYIEATKAMGGSNTQIIFKHVIPNSIAPIIVLSTLRIATAILTASGLSFLGMGAQPPTPEWGAMLSTGREYLRTSPHVSTIPGLAIMFMVLAFNMLGDGLRDALDPKMKI, from the coding sequence ATGAGTCAAACGGTAGCAGTGGTAAATCAAAAACCTTTGGATCAGGCGTATACTCCCCGTTCGCCGTGGCAAATGATGGCGAATCGATTCAAAAAGAACAAGCGGGCGATGGTGGGTCTGTGTATGGCCTTAATCTTTATCATCGTCGCTGTTTTTGCTCGTTGGATAGCTCCTTTTGATCCTCTTGCCCAAAACATTGAGATAATGCTGCAGTCGCCTTCCATAAGCCATCTCTTAGGCACCGATGAATTTGGCCGTGATATTTTGTCGCGGATCATTTACGGGGCTCAAATTTCTTTAATGATCGGGATCGTCTGCGTATTGATATCTGTTATTTTCGGTGTGGCGTTAGGAACGATGTCGGGTTATTTCGGCGGTGTGATCGATTCGTTAATCATGCGAATCATGGATATTTTTATGGCGTTTCCAAGCTTTTTGCTCGCACTCGCCATTGTCAGCGTATTAGGCCCCGGCATGTTCAACGTCATGATTGCCATCGGCATCTTCTCGATTCCGACCTTTGCCCGGATTTCCCGAAGCACCGTGATATCCGTGAAGAGCAGAGAATATATTGAAGCTACTAAAGCGATGGGTGGGAGCAATACGCAAATCATATTCAAACATGTAATTCCGAACAGCATCGCTCCGATTATTGTCCTGTCCACTTTGCGTATAGCAACAGCTATTCTAACCGCTTCAGGTCTAAGCTTCCTGGGTATGGGAGCCCAGCCTCCTACACCTGAATGGGGAGCCATGCTGAGCACAGGAAGAGAATATTTACGGACATCCCCCCATGTCAGTACGATACCGGGTTTGGCTATTATGTTTATGGTTTTGGCTTTTAACATGCTTGGGGATGGCCTGCGGGATGCTCTCGATCCTAAGATGAAGATTTAA
- a CDS encoding ABC transporter ATP-binding protein: protein MKNKLLEVEDLKTYFYTDESVIPAVDGVSFTIYEGETIGIVGESGCGKSVTSLTIMKLTPGKVEEGSITFNGRDILSLSDHEMREIRGNEMAMIFQEPMTSLNPVFTVGQQIGETFEIHVKLNKAKARERAIEMLKLVGIPRPEHIVDEYPHQLSGGMRQRVMIAMAMACNPKLLIADEPTTALDVTIQAQILDLMRELKAKHNTAIMMITHDLGVVAEMCDRVIVMYGGKVVEESDVVTLFTNPKHPYTQGLMKSIPTLESNAKRLYSIKGNVPIPGSLRGGCAFAPRCEFAEEICRQKEPMLTEIEPHHFSRCWLHASYQGGE, encoded by the coding sequence TTGAAAAATAAACTGCTTGAAGTAGAGGATCTCAAGACTTATTTCTATACAGATGAAAGTGTTATTCCTGCCGTTGATGGAGTCAGTTTTACGATTTATGAAGGGGAGACCATAGGTATAGTCGGTGAATCCGGCTGCGGAAAAAGCGTGACTTCTCTAACAATAATGAAATTAACTCCCGGAAAAGTAGAGGAGGGTTCCATTACCTTTAACGGAAGGGATATATTATCTCTTTCTGACCATGAGATGAGAGAGATTCGCGGCAATGAAATGGCAATGATCTTCCAAGAGCCGATGACTTCACTAAATCCTGTGTTTACGGTTGGGCAGCAGATCGGCGAAACATTCGAGATCCACGTGAAGCTTAATAAAGCGAAGGCCAGAGAAAGAGCAATTGAAATGCTCAAGCTGGTTGGGATTCCCCGCCCTGAGCATATTGTTGATGAATATCCGCACCAACTATCCGGAGGTATGAGGCAGCGGGTTATGATCGCAATGGCTATGGCTTGTAATCCGAAGCTCTTGATTGCAGATGAACCGACCACGGCGTTAGACGTGACGATCCAGGCCCAAATTTTGGATTTAATGAGGGAACTAAAGGCTAAACATAATACGGCTATCATGATGATTACTCACGATTTGGGCGTGGTGGCCGAAATGTGCGACCGTGTTATTGTGATGTACGGTGGAAAAGTTGTTGAAGAAAGCGATGTCGTGACCCTCTTTACTAACCCGAAACACCCATATACGCAAGGCTTAATGAAGTCGATTCCGACTTTGGAATCGAATGCAAAGCGGCTCTACTCCATTAAAGGAAACGTTCCGATTCCTGGAAGTTTGCGCGGAGGATGCGCTTTTGCGCCCAGATGCGAGTTCGCTGAAGAGATTTGCCGTCAAAAAGAACCTATGCTCACAGAAATCGAGCCTCATCACTTCAGCCGCTGCTGGCTCCATGCATCTTACCAAGGGGGTGAATGA
- a CDS encoding dipeptide ABC transporter ATP-binding protein, whose protein sequence is MKQPLMEIRNLKKYFPVKKGIFSRNISHVKAVDGLDFTIYKGETLGLVGESGCGKSTTGRTILQLLKPTEGEVIYEGKNLVGLNHGELRKLRRNMQMIFQDPYASLDPRLTIGEIIAEPLEIHGIVYGKEKNRRIEELLEVVGLNSHHAKRYAHEFSGGQRQRIGIARALALNPLLIVADEPVSALDVSIQSQVINLLQDLQLQFQLTYLFIAHDLSVVKHISDRIGVMYLGRIVELSDKEELFASPKHPYTQALLSAVPIPNPLVKKERILLQGDVPSPANPPSGCTFHPRCRECMAVCRTEKPELREVDGQLVACHLYN, encoded by the coding sequence ATGAAACAGCCGCTCATGGAGATCAGAAACTTAAAAAAATATTTTCCTGTTAAAAAAGGGATTTTCAGCCGAAATATAAGCCACGTCAAGGCTGTGGACGGATTGGATTTTACCATTTACAAAGGGGAAACTCTAGGTTTAGTAGGAGAAAGCGGCTGCGGAAAATCGACTACAGGGAGAACGATCCTGCAGCTTCTTAAGCCTACCGAGGGAGAGGTTATTTATGAAGGAAAGAACCTCGTTGGATTGAATCATGGTGAACTAAGGAAGCTGCGCAGGAATATGCAAATGATATTTCAAGATCCGTATGCTTCTCTGGATCCTCGGCTGACAATAGGCGAGATTATCGCAGAACCGTTGGAGATTCACGGAATTGTTTATGGCAAGGAAAAAAATCGGAGGATTGAGGAGCTGCTCGAAGTCGTTGGTTTGAACAGCCACCATGCCAAACGGTACGCACACGAATTCAGCGGCGGCCAACGTCAACGAATCGGAATTGCACGTGCCTTAGCGTTAAATCCGCTGCTGATTGTGGCTGATGAACCGGTATCGGCATTGGATGTATCGATTCAATCCCAGGTGATCAATCTCCTTCAGGATTTACAATTACAGTTTCAATTGACCTATTTGTTTATTGCCCATGATTTAAGTGTGGTGAAGCATATCAGTGACCGGATAGGCGTGATGTACCTGGGAAGAATTGTGGAACTTTCGGATAAGGAAGAGCTTTTCGCTTCACCCAAGCATCCGTACACCCAAGCTTTGCTGTCTGCGGTACCCATTCCGAATCCTTTGGTGAAGAAGGAAAGAATTTTGCTGCAAGGGGATGTACCAAGCCCGGCTAACCCGCCTTCAGGCTGCACCTTCCATCCGCGGTGCCGTGAATGCATGGCGGTTTGCCGAACGGAAAAGCCGGAATTAAGAGAAGTGGACGGCCAGTTGGTCGCATGCCATTTGTACAATTGA
- a CDS encoding creatininase family protein yields the protein MPLKTTNALKEMSWTTFVERKKETNLVIIPSGAFEVYGHHLPLGSDTLVAVKLAELVAERVNAIIGPTFEVGDSTALYDFPGTITIKPESFKAYMMDTVVSLQKWGFKDFLFINSHMGNVPMVNQISLYIQEDEQSRCSQIDFWRFLKQHDAGIIETGESAHGHASEAGTSVMLYLYPELTDTSKWVHEPIKIVDDFADIIKYPKFNTLTNSGTIGNATMGTREKGEALVQRSVDRIVQFLLDKWGYSSR from the coding sequence ATGCCATTAAAAACTACTAATGCCTTAAAAGAAATGAGTTGGACCACTTTTGTTGAAAGAAAAAAAGAAACGAATCTGGTCATTATTCCTTCCGGCGCTTTTGAAGTGTACGGACATCATTTACCGCTGGGGTCGGATACGCTGGTTGCTGTGAAGCTTGCTGAATTGGTAGCAGAGCGTGTAAATGCAATTATTGGACCTACGTTCGAAGTGGGAGATTCAACTGCCTTATATGACTTTCCTGGTACAATAACGATAAAACCGGAAAGCTTCAAAGCTTATATGATGGACACTGTTGTGAGTCTTCAAAAATGGGGATTTAAAGATTTTCTATTCATAAATTCACATATGGGAAACGTTCCTATGGTCAATCAAATCTCTCTTTACATTCAAGAGGATGAACAAAGCCGTTGTTCTCAAATTGATTTCTGGCGTTTTCTGAAGCAGCATGATGCCGGAATTATAGAAACTGGAGAATCGGCTCATGGCCATGCCAGCGAGGCAGGGACATCTGTGATGCTGTACCTGTATCCCGAGCTTACTGATACCAGTAAATGGGTGCATGAACCGATTAAAATAGTCGACGACTTTGCTGACATTATTAAATATCCCAAGTTTAATACCCTTACGAATTCCGGAACGATTGGCAATGCAACCATGGGGACGCGGGAAAAGGGAGAAGCTTTGGTTCAAAGGTCTGTTGATCGAATTGTTCAATTTTTGTTGGATAAGTGGGGGTATTCCAGTCGTTAA
- a CDS encoding isoaspartyl peptidase/L-asparaginase, which yields MSTIIVHGSVETSEASPFIEGLKKGALKGYAKLIEGRLKAIEAAVNELEDNPLFNAGLGSVLNRDGFVEVDGSIMNGETGKFSAVAAMPQTRYAISVAYHLLEESDHVLLAGSGAAIFAREKGIPLDNCISSEQLESWKLARKMLDEGKKLDFSLYTGIKKETDTVGCIICDDNGKLAAGSSTGGSFMKLPGRVGDTPIIGGGIYSSDQSAVVCTGKGEAFIQTLTAKFVDDQIRLGKHPQDVAEEAIERMTRLTGETGGLIVVDALERIGIFHNCNSFPVVVVVDGEVKNIINNRMISQQL from the coding sequence GTGTCGACAATCATTGTTCATGGTAGCGTGGAAACAAGTGAGGCATCCCCGTTTATCGAAGGCTTAAAGAAAGGTGCTCTTAAAGGTTATGCTAAACTGATCGAAGGTCGTTTGAAAGCAATTGAAGCGGCTGTTAATGAGCTTGAAGACAATCCGCTTTTTAATGCCGGACTGGGATCCGTTTTGAATAGAGACGGTTTTGTGGAAGTAGACGGATCCATTATGAACGGAGAAACCGGGAAGTTTTCGGCAGTTGCTGCGATGCCGCAAACAAGGTATGCCATTAGCGTCGCTTATCATTTGCTGGAAGAATCCGATCATGTTCTGTTAGCCGGTTCGGGGGCAGCCATATTTGCTCGGGAGAAAGGGATTCCATTAGATAATTGCATTAGCAGCGAGCAGCTTGAATCCTGGAAACTGGCACGCAAAATGTTGGATGAAGGGAAGAAGTTGGATTTCAGTTTATATACCGGAATAAAGAAAGAGACCGATACGGTCGGCTGTATCATCTGCGACGATAATGGAAAGCTGGCTGCAGGCTCTTCTACCGGAGGTTCATTCATGAAGCTGCCCGGAAGGGTGGGAGATACTCCCATCATCGGAGGAGGGATTTATTCATCCGATCAATCGGCAGTTGTGTGTACAGGTAAAGGTGAAGCCTTTATTCAGACATTAACGGCAAAATTTGTTGACGATCAGATCCGGTTGGGCAAACATCCCCAGGATGTTGCCGAAGAGGCGATTGAACGCATGACGCGTCTAACAGGTGAAACGGGCGGCTTGATTGTGGTTGATGCCTTGGAACGTATTGGAATCTTTCACAATTGCAATTCGTTTCCTGTAGTGGTTGTGGTAGACGGAGAGGTTAAAAATATAATCAATAACCGCATGATCAGTCAGCAGCTGTAA
- a CDS encoding creatininase family protein yields MAYIGSKMTGNQYNQAKIDKVIFGVGAFENHGYHMPFGTDALISNGLAERVAERVDDLMVIPPINYGFSAHYNKLPFVVSLQPETITSVIKEVLQEVIRNGIKKIIIINGHDGNIAPIELAARAVKVQYPDVVIASLNDWWVAAGKMIPPGTFEVWDGMGHAGEGETSMGLALFPELMQMEHAKGVVPKLPGHVDIKWRFEELTDTGASGDPSVGTVEKGKLLEKAVVDVMVNFINEMDKNDWKYGLALK; encoded by the coding sequence ATGGCGTATATCGGATCAAAAATGACAGGTAATCAGTATAATCAGGCTAAAATTGATAAGGTTATTTTCGGTGTGGGTGCATTCGAAAACCACGGATACCACATGCCGTTTGGCACGGATGCTTTAATTTCCAATGGATTGGCGGAAAGAGTTGCGGAACGGGTCGACGATTTAATGGTTATTCCTCCTATTAATTACGGATTCAGCGCTCATTATAATAAATTGCCTTTTGTCGTAAGCCTGCAGCCTGAAACGATTACGAGTGTCATTAAAGAAGTTCTTCAAGAGGTTATCCGCAATGGCATCAAAAAAATCATCATCATTAACGGGCACGATGGAAATATCGCTCCGATTGAATTGGCTGCGCGTGCGGTAAAGGTTCAGTATCCGGATGTAGTCATCGCCAGTTTAAACGACTGGTGGGTAGCCGCCGGGAAAATGATTCCACCGGGAACGTTTGAAGTATGGGACGGTATGGGTCATGCAGGCGAAGGGGAAACGTCGATGGGGCTTGCCTTATTTCCCGAGCTGATGCAAATGGAACATGCCAAAGGTGTTGTGCCCAAGCTTCCGGGGCATGTCGATATCAAATGGCGCTTTGAAGAATTGACGGATACCGGCGCAAGCGGCGACCCCAGTGTAGGAACAGTGGAAAAAGGAAAGCTGCTTGAGAAAGCTGTCGTTGATGTCATGGTCAATTTTATTAATGAGATGGATAAAAATGATTGGAAATACGGCTTGGCCCTCAAATAA
- a CDS encoding SDR family NAD(P)-dependent oxidoreductase, with translation MFNLEGKAVIVTGSGRGIGRGVAELFASLGANVTICDIDGQLAQQSADYIRSQGFQAMAIACDVTKQDEVKSVVEQTIKEYGRIDILVNNAGIAGNRMFPDITLTEWNRMFDVHLTGTFLFSKEVLPYMKRDGGGRIINISSNWGQRGEAGAVHYSAVKAGIIGFTKALARELAPHHILVNAVAPGPIETDMIEDEARLLGTTAEEIRMNQAAKIPLQRLGTIREVAVSIAFLAGETGNFYCGQVISPNGGEVI, from the coding sequence TTGTTTAATTTAGAAGGAAAAGCGGTCATTGTAACGGGATCCGGGCGTGGAATCGGAAGGGGAGTCGCCGAATTGTTCGCGTCGCTGGGTGCAAATGTGACGATTTGTGATATTGATGGACAGCTCGCGCAGCAATCGGCTGATTACATCCGTTCGCAAGGCTTTCAAGCGATGGCGATAGCCTGTGATGTTACGAAGCAAGACGAAGTCAAAAGCGTAGTTGAGCAAACGATCAAGGAATATGGCCGTATCGACATTCTCGTCAATAACGCCGGAATTGCAGGAAATAGAATGTTCCCCGACATCACTTTAACTGAATGGAACCGGATGTTTGACGTACATTTAACTGGAACATTTCTATTCTCGAAAGAAGTTCTTCCCTATATGAAACGGGATGGCGGCGGAAGGATCATCAATATCTCCTCCAACTGGGGACAGCGCGGTGAAGCTGGCGCTGTTCATTACTCAGCGGTAAAGGCTGGAATTATCGGATTTACAAAAGCTTTGGCGCGTGAATTAGCGCCTCACCATATTTTAGTCAACGCTGTTGCGCCCGGCCCGATAGAGACCGATATGATTGAAGATGAAGCCCGCCTTCTGGGCACGACAGCAGAAGAAATCCGCATGAATCAGGCCGCCAAAATTCCTTTGCAACGGCTGGGAACGATACGGGAAGTGGCCGTCAGCATCGCTTTTCTGGCTGGTGAGACAGGCAATTTTTATTGCGGGCAAGTCATATCCCCCAATGGCGGAGAAGTTATATAA
- a CDS encoding SDR family NAD(P)-dependent oxidoreductase, translating to MVLKDKISIITGAGSGIGRASALLFSQQGATVIVADLNEQMGMETVELIKGQNGQAVFQQINVADASDVKRLIDFTHGQYGKIDILFNNAGIEYFTTIEDTTEEEWDLTIDTNLKGVFLGLKYVLPIMKNQRYGSIINMASIAGLAAWPGLGVYSAAKGGVVLLSKAAAAEYGKFGIRVNSLCPGSIRTPLLEEQFLGKMKDPAAAELQLLKHYPLNRLGSPEEVANAAIFLASDSASFVTGQAFGVDGGLSSFVGDLIQ from the coding sequence TTGGTCTTAAAGGACAAAATTTCAATTATTACGGGCGCAGGCTCAGGGATTGGCCGGGCCTCCGCCCTGCTTTTTTCCCAACAAGGCGCGACGGTTATCGTTGCCGATCTGAATGAACAAATGGGCATGGAGACCGTTGAACTGATTAAGGGGCAAAATGGGCAGGCGGTATTTCAACAAATTAACGTGGCAGATGCGTCCGATGTGAAACGATTAATCGATTTCACTCATGGGCAATACGGGAAAATCGATATCCTTTTTAATAATGCAGGGATTGAGTATTTTACAACGATAGAAGATACGACCGAGGAAGAGTGGGACCTCACCATCGATACCAATCTAAAAGGAGTTTTCTTAGGCTTAAAGTATGTGCTGCCCATTATGAAAAATCAACGGTACGGCAGTATTATCAATATGGCTTCCATCGCAGGTCTTGCCGCATGGCCGGGATTAGGAGTTTATTCGGCGGCCAAAGGGGGAGTCGTCCTGCTCAGCAAGGCGGCTGCGGCCGAGTACGGCAAATTCGGGATTCGGGTAAACAGCCTATGCCCCGGTTCCATCCGGACGCCTCTTTTAGAGGAACAATTTTTAGGTAAAATGAAGGATCCAGCAGCTGCTGAATTACAGCTGCTTAAACACTATCCGCTCAATCGGTTGGGATCACCCGAGGAAGTGGCTAATGCCGCCATCTTTTTGGCCAGTGATTCCGCCTCATTCGTAACAGGGCAAGCATTCGGTGTTGATGGAGGGTTGTCCTCCTTTGTCGGAGATCTGATTCAATAG